In the Campylobacter concisus ATCC 51562 genome, one interval contains:
- the rarD gene encoding EamA family transporter RarD: protein MLALSAFFMWGFLAVYFNLFSKDVDAYEILAHRVTWSFFLMAGVLYFSGKIGEIFALLKDIRSLKILFLSGIFITTNWGVYVYAVSNGKILDTSLGYFINPLISMLLGVIIFKERLNKSGILAICIVVLAISIQIYAQGGLPLVSIILPLSFGFYAAVRKMAKISAFNGLFIETFFMFPFALAYVFYIAFLGKSHFGLNEDSILMIASSIVTIVPLVAFNAAATRINLTTIGYLQYISPTIAILCAVFIYGENLDGYKVISFCMIWLALAIISIDKFRKRSKNE, encoded by the coding sequence ATTCTCGCGCTTAGCGCCTTTTTTATGTGGGGGTTTTTGGCGGTTTATTTCAACCTCTTTAGTAAAGATGTCGATGCTTATGAAATTTTAGCTCATAGGGTCACTTGGTCATTTTTCTTAATGGCTGGAGTGCTTTATTTTAGTGGCAAAATTGGCGAAATTTTTGCTTTACTTAAAGATATTCGTTCGCTAAAAATCCTATTTTTGAGTGGCATATTTATCACTACAAACTGGGGCGTTTATGTCTATGCAGTTAGCAATGGCAAAATTTTGGACACAAGCTTGGGCTATTTTATAAATCCACTAATAAGCATGCTCCTTGGTGTTATCATCTTTAAAGAAAGGCTAAATAAAAGCGGAATTTTAGCCATTTGCATAGTCGTTTTAGCCATTAGCATACAAATTTATGCCCAAGGCGGATTGCCATTAGTTTCCATTATCTTGCCACTTTCATTTGGATTTTACGCAGCAGTTAGAAAGATGGCAAAGATTAGCGCATTTAACGGGCTTTTTATAGAGACATTTTTTATGTTCCCATTTGCACTTGCCTACGTTTTTTACATAGCATTTTTGGGCAAAAGCCACTTTGGACTAAACGAAGACTCGATTTTAATGATCGCTTCAAGCATCGTAACTATCGTGCCGCTTGTCGCTTTTAACGCAGCGGCAACAAGGATAAATTTAACAACGATTGGCTACTTGCAATACATCTCGCCGACCATCGCGATCCTTTGTGCGGTCTTCATTTACGGCGAAAATTTAGACGGCTACAAGGTCATCTCGTTTTGTATGATCTGGCTGGCACTTGCGATAATTAGCATAGATAAATTTAGAAAAAGGAGTAAAAATGAATAA
- a CDS encoding NAD(P)/FAD-dependent oxidoreductase, producing the protein MVNVYDLIVVGGGPCGIASVVEAKRNGLNNVLLLEKGDNHSQTIRKFYKDNKRVDKEYKGQDSTIHGVVSFEDGTKESTLDYFDKLLDTEKIEAFFNSEVENVKKDREIFKVTTSKAVYEAKNVMISIGKMGRPNKPDYKIPPSLNAVVNFNLDSCTNGEKVLVVGGGNSAVEYAIELCQYNKTTIAYRKDNFSRVNETNLSALWELEKHGKIKVRLNHDIKEIDNESGKVRVHYENGKIRVYDRVVYAIGGSSPVDFLQKCQIKIDEKGTPIVDSNYQSSVPGLYVGGDIVLKNGGSIVVALNHAHHVIKDILKGKA; encoded by the coding sequence ATGGTAAATGTTTATGATCTAATTGTTGTTGGTGGCGGACCCTGTGGAATTGCTAGCGTAGTTGAGGCAAAAAGAAATGGCTTAAACAATGTTTTGCTTCTTGAAAAAGGTGATAATCACAGCCAAACGATAAGAAAATTTTATAAAGATAATAAACGCGTAGATAAAGAGTATAAAGGGCAAGATAGCACGATACATGGTGTAGTTTCATTTGAGGATGGCACGAAAGAGAGCACGCTTGATTATTTTGACAAGCTGCTTGATACTGAAAAGATTGAAGCTTTTTTTAATTCTGAAGTAGAGAACGTGAAAAAAGATAGAGAAATTTTTAAAGTAACTACCTCAAAAGCCGTCTATGAAGCTAAAAATGTGATGATATCAATTGGCAAAATGGGACGACCAAATAAGCCTGATTATAAAATCCCGCCTTCACTAAACGCAGTTGTAAATTTTAATCTTGATAGCTGTACAAACGGCGAAAAGGTGCTTGTTGTAGGTGGCGGAAACTCAGCAGTTGAGTATGCGATCGAGCTTTGCCAATACAATAAAACCACAATCGCTTATAGAAAAGATAATTTTAGTCGCGTAAATGAGACAAATTTAAGCGCACTTTGGGAGCTAGAAAAGCACGGTAAGATAAAAGTTAGACTAAATCACGATATAAAAGAGATAGATAACGAATCAGGCAAGGTTAGAGTGCATTACGAAAATGGCAAAATTCGCGTTTATGACAGAGTTGTCTATGCAATAGGCGGCTCAAGTCCGGTTGATTTTTTACAAAAATGTCAGATAAAAATTGATGAAAAAGGTACTCCAATAGTTGATAGTAACTACCAAAGTAGCGTGCCAGGACTTTATGTGGGCGGTGATATAGTACTAAAAAATGGTGGCTCAATAGTCGTTGCTCTAAATCACGCTCATCACGTCATAAAAGACATTTTAAAGGGCAAGGCATAA
- a CDS encoding YkgJ family cysteine cluster protein gives MRVQGFSYEFDASFCESCGGKCCTGESGYIWINEEEISKFCTAFHMSKDEFEKQFLIRVGLRCSIKEKPYEDGFACVFFDEKNKNCSVYELRPQQCRTFPFWNYFKKNLKELKAECIGVKF, from the coding sequence GTGAGAGTGCAAGGCTTTAGCTATGAGTTTGATGCCAGCTTTTGCGAGAGCTGTGGCGGTAAGTGTTGCACGGGAGAGAGTGGCTACATTTGGATAAATGAAGAAGAAATTTCAAAATTTTGCACCGCATTTCATATGAGTAAAGATGAGTTTGAAAAGCAGTTTTTAATAAGAGTTGGGCTAAGGTGTAGCATAAAAGAGAAGCCTTATGAAGATGGCTTTGCTTGTGTATTTTTTGATGAAAAAAATAAAAACTGCTCGGTTTATGAGCTAAGGCCACAGCAATGTAGGACTTTTCCATTTTGGAATTATTTTAAAAAAAATTTAAAGGAGCTAAAAGCAGAATGCATTGGCGTAAAATTTTAG
- a CDS encoding tetratricopeptide repeat protein, producing the protein MHWRKILVFFMSVFFNSQLLLADDNKSINLRLMQALLFQDSGDVNASIQAYSNIFKDTNQKAYLKEAIKLAFATKNENLDALINEGEKSLKDDSDFIRIKVANLVNLSKLNEAKSLMQELATKEPNAQNLLMLGTICMMQNETTTALKYFEEAYSLKQEEENLLRIVDILINRMDKIKDATKYLEKFRDEQGCTLKTCELLAEIYSQQRNFPKVIELFEELYELSHDTSYIDKIVQFFIYDKNYKAAIEILKKYSYNDVALMDLYAATSNFGDAYILAVKIYNDSRDLNFLAKAAIYEYEMNKDSLNEQKMAEILDKFEASVPKLENDMFFNYYGYLLIDHDIDPRKGIELVQKALAISPESPYYEDSLAWGYFKLGECKKAKGIMQHAMKDVDFKASKEAKEHLHLIERCIINLNKRLKK; encoded by the coding sequence ATGCATTGGCGTAAAATTTTAGTATTTTTTATGAGCGTATTTTTTAACTCGCAACTACTTTTGGCTGACGATAATAAAAGTATAAATTTACGTCTAATGCAGGCTTTATTGTTTCAAGATAGCGGAGATGTGAATGCTAGCATTCAAGCTTACTCAAACATTTTTAAAGATACAAATCAAAAAGCTTATTTAAAAGAGGCGATCAAACTCGCCTTTGCTACAAAAAATGAAAATTTAGACGCTTTGATAAATGAAGGCGAAAAAAGCTTAAAAGACGACAGCGATTTTATCCGTATAAAGGTGGCAAATTTAGTAAATCTTTCAAAGCTAAATGAGGCTAAAAGCTTAATGCAAGAGCTTGCTACAAAAGAACCAAATGCTCAAAATTTACTCATGCTTGGCACAATTTGTATGATGCAAAATGAAACAACGACTGCTCTAAAATACTTTGAAGAGGCATACTCACTAAAGCAAGAAGAAGAAAATTTGCTCCGTATTGTTGATATTTTGATAAATCGCATGGATAAGATAAAAGACGCTACAAAATATCTTGAAAAATTTAGAGATGAACAAGGCTGCACGCTAAAGACTTGCGAGCTTTTGGCTGAAATTTACTCCCAGCAAAGAAATTTCCCAAAGGTGATCGAACTCTTTGAGGAGCTCTATGAGCTAAGTCACGACACTTCGTATATTGATAAGATCGTGCAGTTTTTTATCTATGATAAAAATTACAAAGCAGCAATTGAAATTTTAAAAAAATATAGCTACAACGATGTGGCACTTATGGATCTTTATGCGGCGACTAGTAATTTTGGTGACGCATACATACTTGCTGTTAAAATTTATAACGATAGCAGGGATTTAAATTTTTTAGCAAAAGCCGCGATTTACGAATACGAGATGAATAAAGATAGTTTGAATGAACAAAAAATGGCTGAAATTTTAGATAAATTTGAAGCTAGCGTGCCAAAGCTAGAAAATGATATGTTTTTTAACTATTATGGCTACTTGCTGATAGACCATGACATCGATCCCAGAAAAGGCATAGAGCTTGTGCAAAAGGCACTTGCCATCTCGCCTGAGTCGCCTTATTATGAGGATTCGCTAGCGTGGGGATATTTTAAGCTTGGTGAGTGCAAAAAGGCAAAGGGCATTATGCAGCA
- a CDS encoding class II 3-deoxy-7-phosphoheptulonate synthase produces the protein MTWNRDSWREFNILQQPKYPDLKELKEVEEKLKSLPPLVFAGEARSLKEELAKVCNGEAFLLQGGDCAESFTNFNANNIRDMFKVLLQMAIVLTFAGGYPVVKVGRVAGQFAKPRSSDFEEVNGVKLPSYRGDIINGFEFDEKARVPDPKRMIEAYYQSASTMNLLRAFSRGGLADLHQVHKWNLGFVKKPEIGEKYAKLADELTKTLSFMAACGITSANTPVINQTAVYTSHEALLLPYEEALTRVDSLSGEWYDCSAHMLWIGERTRGINDAHVHFLSGVKNPIGVKIGPSAKAEDVVALANKLNPENEAGRLNAIIRMGADKIGENLPKILRELKREGLNIVYSIDPMHGNTVKTSNNYKTREFDKIISEVRSFFEIHKAEGTRAGGVHLEMTGQDVTECTGGALNITESSLEQRYETQCDPRLNADQALELAFLMADLVKKA, from the coding sequence ATGACTTGGAACCGCGATAGCTGGAGAGAATTTAATATCTTGCAACAACCAAAATACCCAGATTTAAAAGAGCTTAAAGAGGTCGAAGAAAAATTAAAATCGCTTCCTCCTTTGGTCTTTGCTGGCGAGGCTAGAAGTTTAAAAGAAGAACTTGCAAAAGTTTGCAATGGCGAGGCATTTTTGCTTCAAGGTGGCGACTGCGCTGAGAGCTTTACAAATTTTAATGCAAACAACATCAGAGATATGTTTAAGGTTTTACTTCAAATGGCGATAGTTTTAACCTTTGCTGGTGGCTATCCAGTGGTCAAAGTGGGCCGCGTGGCAGGGCAGTTTGCAAAGCCTAGAAGTAGCGATTTTGAAGAGGTAAATGGCGTTAAGCTTCCAAGCTATAGAGGCGACATCATAAATGGCTTTGAATTTGACGAAAAGGCAAGAGTGCCTGATCCAAAACGCATGATCGAGGCGTATTATCAAAGTGCATCTACGATGAACTTACTTAGAGCCTTTTCAAGAGGCGGTTTGGCCGACCTTCATCAAGTGCATAAGTGGAATTTGGGCTTTGTTAAAAAGCCAGAGATCGGCGAGAAATACGCAAAACTAGCTGATGAATTAACAAAGACGCTTTCATTTATGGCAGCTTGTGGCATCACTTCAGCAAATACGCCAGTCATAAATCAAACCGCGGTTTATACATCTCACGAGGCACTTTTACTACCTTATGAAGAGGCTTTAACTAGAGTTGATAGTCTTAGCGGTGAGTGGTACGACTGCTCGGCTCATATGCTTTGGATAGGTGAAAGAACGCGTGGTATAAATGACGCTCACGTACATTTTTTAAGTGGTGTGAAAAATCCTATCGGCGTAAAGATCGGACCAAGTGCAAAGGCTGAAGATGTCGTCGCGCTTGCAAATAAGCTAAATCCAGAAAATGAAGCTGGTAGACTAAATGCGATAATCAGAATGGGCGCTGATAAGATAGGCGAAAATTTACCAAAAATTTTAAGAGAGCTAAAGCGAGAAGGGTTAAATATCGTTTATAGTATCGATCCGATGCATGGCAACACCGTAAAAACCTCAAATAACTACAAAACCAGAGAATTTGACAAGATAATAAGCGAAGTTAGAAGCTTTTTTGAAATTCACAAAGCTGAGGGCACAAGGGCTGGCGGCGTACATCTTGAGATGACAGGCCAAGACGTGACTGAGTGTACGGGTGGGGCATTAAATATCACTGAAAGTTCGCTTGAGCAAAGGTATGAAACACAATGTGACCCAAGGCTAAATGCTGATCAGGCACTTGAGCTTGCATTTTTGATGGCTGATCTAGTTAAAAAAGCTTAA
- the rarD gene encoding EamA family transporter RarD yields MIKGIFYSLLASVLFNCIYYMSVLMNPISTQALVGYRMIFAMPFVIAAIFLLKQQRNFKFLLLKIKLKPKILLVLLATSLIVSFQMWLYLWAPSNGSALKVSIGYLIMPIVMVLFGRIFFKEHLSKTKLASIFFAALGVFSTAILSGGISWESAVVFCLYPVYFAIRKYYNLANFSSFVIEIIFMFLFSFYFALTADMNYVMSQNPNIYYLLILLGAISGIALIAQILSSTLVPINVLGLLTYFEPIMMLFVSFAIGERLEKSSYFLMICLAISVTLLMIDSINSIKGDKNTKTK; encoded by the coding sequence ATGATAAAAGGCATATTTTATTCGCTTTTGGCATCTGTTTTGTTTAACTGCATCTACTACATGTCAGTACTCATGAACCCCATCAGCACGCAAGCTCTTGTTGGATACCGCATGATCTTTGCCATGCCTTTTGTCATCGCAGCCATTTTTTTGTTAAAACAGCAGCGAAATTTCAAATTTTTACTTCTAAAAATAAAGCTAAAACCTAAAATTTTACTAGTTTTACTAGCTACCTCGCTCATTGTCTCATTTCAGATGTGGCTCTATCTCTGGGCTCCAAGCAACGGATCAGCGCTAAAAGTCTCTATCGGCTACCTCATCATGCCAATAGTCATGGTCCTTTTTGGACGGATATTTTTTAAAGAGCACCTCTCTAAAACAAAGCTAGCCTCGATATTTTTTGCAGCCCTTGGCGTCTTTAGCACAGCTATACTAAGCGGCGGCATCTCGTGGGAGAGCGCTGTAGTTTTTTGCCTTTATCCAGTCTATTTTGCCATTAGAAAGTACTACAACCTTGCAAATTTCTCAAGCTTTGTTATAGAGATAATTTTTATGTTTTTATTCTCATTTTATTTTGCGCTCACAGCCGATATGAACTACGTGATGAGCCAAAATCCAAACATCTACTATCTGCTCATCTTGCTTGGTGCTATCAGCGGCATAGCCCTCATCGCCCAGATCCTCTCAAGCACGCTCGTGCCGATAAATGTACTAGGTTTGCTTACATATTTTGAGCCTATAATGATGCTTTTTGTCTCATTTGCTATCGGCGAGAGACTGGAGAAAAGCTCATACTTTTTAATGATCTGCCTAGCCATCTCGGTCACACTTTTGATGATAGATAGTATAAATTCTATAAAAGGCGACAAAAATACCAAGACTAAATGA
- a CDS encoding tRNA1(Val) (adenine(37)-N6)-methyltransferase, with the protein MILAQLKSGYRYNSDTLVLYDFISSSLKNFSGRILDVGAGCGILGLLLKRDFKNSSLSLLDILQINGEISKFNASKNGLEAEIINANFADFKDSEKFDLIVSNPPFYHEGAKQSEDEHIKASRYTSSLSLKDFIKGISINLKPHKRAFFCYAPDDLSQIVACLKEFKLNLVSLKFIHTKADKPANLALFEVRNNSNSKLKILPPLVMSENGSHTKEAIEIFKKADTKSVDYQELA; encoded by the coding sequence ATGATCTTGGCTCAGCTAAAAAGTGGCTATCGCTACAATAGCGATACGCTGGTACTTTATGATTTTATAAGCTCAAGTTTGAAAAATTTTTCAGGCAGAATTTTAGACGTTGGCGCAGGGTGCGGGATACTTGGGCTTTTGCTTAAACGTGACTTTAAAAATTCCAGCCTAAGCTTGCTTGATATCTTACAAATAAATGGTGAAATTTCTAAATTTAATGCCAGTAAGAACGGCTTGGAGGCAGAAATTATAAATGCTAATTTTGCAGATTTTAAAGATAGTGAGAAATTTGACCTCATCGTATCAAATCCGCCATTTTATCACGAGGGTGCGAAACAAAGCGAAGATGAGCATATAAAGGCTAGTAGATACACAAGCTCTTTAAGTTTAAAAGACTTTATAAAAGGCATAAGTATAAATTTAAAGCCTCACAAAAGGGCATTTTTTTGCTACGCACCTGATGATCTTAGTCAGATTGTAGCGTGTCTAAAAGAGTTTAAGCTAAATTTAGTAAGCCTAAAATTTATTCATACAAAGGCTGATAAACCAGCAAATTTAGCCTTGTTTGAGGTGAGAAATAATTCAAACTCAAAGCTAAAAATTTTGCCGCCTTTAGTGATGAGTGAAAATGGCTCGCATACAAAAGAGGCGATTGAAATTTTTAAAAAAGCTGATACAAAGAGCGTTGATTATCAGGAGCTAGCGTGA